The region atttttcatcttatcatacccttaattatacatctattttcctttgtgcgatttctttcaatagtctctcaaattgtttctaaacatttgttaattttttaatatttttatttgttgtttatcttcattatgtagaatactattttgatatattttatctaattattttttattttctaacttattatacATCATATTGTAATTCTTtcactataattttataaataacttttatttactacaatataaaaatttaatgtaattgtcatgaatatttttttattaccatccaacataattgaagttcaaaagatacaagatctatgttaaaatttaattattataattattatttattttttgtatcattttgatcaagtgatgtattataactttgattagtgtataaaaacaagattcattagaatttataagaaatgagtaaacaaacatttaaaatatattttaatttgaatatttttttccttttatatttttaaaaaaatatttttaaattttatcaactagatttcattaatgtttgcaaatttaataaatattttgattccCATGAagttttatttggtattataatctaaaatgtaaaaaattataatttattttaaacttttattatgattattatttgttctttgtatcattttgatcaaatgatatattataacttttattagtgtatataaaaaaaattcattagaatttaaaagatcgaagtaaacaaacatttaaaatatattttaatttgaatatttgttttcctgttatagtttttaaaaaatatttttaaattttatcaactatgatttattaatatttacaaatttaataaatgttttgattctcataaaattttatttggtattataatctaaaatataaacaattataatttattttaaagtatttgatatcgaataaacaatcatcattctaatattgaatatttgataatattatgtttcctttatcataattttttattattttataaaaattaattaaaattaatattgaagtagtaagaaaacgggtatggtcggtatgggtacgagattatacttGTTATCTGATGAAAATggagatgaaacaaaaatttaatactcGTTAAATTTGAGTATGAGAATGAGGATAAATTTTTTCTACAAGAATGAGTATGAGATAGCGTATGAGATAGCGAAACCAAGAAATTCCTACACCCACTTACATGTTCCTAGACCAAGAAATTCAATCCAATTATCAAAAATATCGAAaccaaattcaaaataaaaataactcacATTGCGAACGCAGCTAAGAAAACTAACAAAAGTTTTActctcataataataataataataagattattACATCCAGGTAACATCATATAAGTGAACGTAATTTCTACGGTGAATCGAAATCTTATGATCACGTCCAACAAGAAAGAATTTTAACTTAAGCGTCGTCCATtacagaaaaaaacaaattaacatttccaacattttaaaaatgaatggacAAATCACACGGATATATCAAAGAGAATAATTCATTtccaaaatagaataaataatagtttttcttccattttgtcCAAGAAAGTATAAACACACAAAAGGAATTAGAATCTATTTTCATTAGCCACCTTTTTCTTTCTGCTCTTATCTACATTCACACGTTTCTCTAGTTTTCTTTATCCTAACCCACTACACCTTCTCCTACTTCCCTAGCTTCTTTTGACTTTTTCTTCCTCAAGCTTTTTCTGCCACCCAATTCTAatataaacacacacacaccacacacaataaaataaaattagttggCTCATGTAACATGTTGTCGTAAATTTGTCTCTTTTGATTTGTCGTGTATTCGTCTCTCTACACTAATTACTCTCacaaatgataaaagaaacCATTCCAACACTCACTTTTAACATGTACTTTCAAATGCACATTTTATgagtaaatttattaaaataaataaaaaaaaggatttaTTGAATAGAATTTCAAAggtacaaaaattataattatcaataaatttcaataaGTAATACAATGTTTAAATATTCGTTTTTATACTCGtgtgtaattattttacaattttttcacTTAAACGTTTTTCCTATaacattattcttttttaattttcacgTTTTTTTTATATGTGTCTTTATAACATGACCGTCTTTTTATCtctaactttttcaaaataatacattttttttttctaataataagataatagaatatgtaaaattttaaaaccacGAGAACAAAAATTATAAGTGGTGAGAACgtgtgaaaataataagaattgatAGTacaatatgaaaaagaaattaataaaatattttataaaatagataatatagTTAACGCTAAAAAAATccttgaataataataattatttgtagaGGCAAGCCATTATTTTAGTCGCTAATTTTAGTGTAAGTTTGGAAACGTAATGGTGTAGAATTTACTAATACGTTTTTTCATTATGATAATAACCCATCccatttaaaactttattggtgtaaaaatagagagatagagaaaagaagaaatataaaagatgaatgattgcataaaaagaaagagaaatatagaaaagaaatattgcgaaaagtaaaagaaagaaaacaaaaaacataagtACTTGcttaataatttgtaatttaattagttGAAAAGAAGATGTTTGATGTTAAacgaaaattattatataataaatgacAAGTGACGTGGGCAATTTGAGAATTCTAAACCAAAAGTCTTGTGAGATGTGAAAGGgttcatcaaaattgaaaaccATAACATCAACTAAACCTAATAACTAAAAGAATGTAACACGTGCCTCACGTGATGATGATTTCGCTGACTTGTCGCAAAAAAGATGATTCCAATGCctaattattattacataaaaaGTTTGTTTCAGATGTCGTAGAAGTTTCCCAAAAGTTCTTacaacaaattatttatatttaatgtcaATGAAATGAAAGTTGGAGTGAAAATCTTTCCCATGATTATGAAATTTGATTACtcagaaaatatatttattttatttataaatgataAAGCATGTAACTATTTAAGTATTAATCGTAATGATCAGAAATATTTGACGAatcctaattattttttgacagCGAATATATGTATCATGACCCATAAACTTTGAGTCTTTACTTACAAAACATGGTAACTTAATTAACAATTACGAAGTAGGTTTAGAACAGTTTTCTTTTGGAACATTCAAACCTTGTCACTATCGTGAGTTGTACGGATAAGCTTCTACACTAAaatctttcaaataaaaattaattataatcaaattaaaatttgtttattaaattgcctccttcaaattttaaatttaatttagtttaataaccttttgatttgatttattgTGAATGTAATGTTctgttttttatcaaatatatatgatgacacaacaataatactattttttaatataacatttattgaCTACTATTAGCAAAATTTGATTCAGAATTTTATCATTTGTTAAGATATTTGAATTTCAGTCTAttcaagataaagaaaaaaagaaactccaattttattttattctgttTGACAAAATCCACTACccttaaagatatatttttaagtctataaacaaatatatctctACATTCAAAAGATATATTCAttaaatgtttataatttaagtctcttttcaattttgacaaaaataatgtcatatatattatttgttgtaTTGTACCTTCATTATAATCAATTTGATTAAATGAACTATATTGATtcatatcaaaaaataaatttaacttttaatttacaaaaaaaaatataattttattttttatatattttcataaagtTGTTGAAGTTTATGGTCCAAATAAATTAACTTGTGGAAATTTGTTTAGGTAGCTGAATATTAGCCTCAATCATACCTTAAATTCATGCCTTGCATGTGGCTTTAACTCATGGCAAGTGGTCCGAAATAAATAGAAAACCATATTATAAAAACATGTCATGTTCTCATTGTACAATAAATTATTGGTGAGACAAAGACTTAAAATAGACATTGAAAAAACACAGAGCGATAACAGCCACGATTTCCATTCCAAACATTTAAGAACAATTTATTTATACCCATTTAGTAACAATTACTCCAACAATTATCAAAGTTAAATTTGCAAGTTTTCCTTGTAAGATCTTTAGCTTAATGAGTTTAAAAGCCGAAAGATAATCATAAACACTGATCACACCGATAACAAGAACCTCATCTAATGATGGGTCCACCAGTTTTACTTTGTCAATCTTGCATAACATGTGTCATAATTTAAAAGGAAATGAGCAATGCTTTGAATTGCTTTTTCATATATAGGTTTGTTGAAGCACTTTGTTCCAATCCAAAACTTCTTTTCGTAAGGGTGTCAACTCCAGATATTGATCAGTTTGTGTGCCTCAACTGTTTGGTGATTTGTTCCAATGAGTAAGGAATCTGGTGTGCAGAAAGAAAGCACATCAATGAATGACACCATGGTGGAAGAGGTTGAAGAAAGAGATCCAGAAAGCAATCCACTGAATGAGCCTCTGCTAAAGAGGAACAGGACATTGTCTTCCAATCCACTTGCTCTTGTTGGAGCAAAAGTTTCCTACATAGAAAGCTTGGATTATGAGTAAGAAACCAGAACAAGACACCATCATGCTCAATTTTCATGTGTATATGTCACTTTGTGTACTCATTTTGAAGAACCTCCCTCTGTGCAGGATCAATGAGAATGACCTGTTCAAACAAGATTGGAGGAGCAGATCAAGAACTCAAGTTTTGCAGTACATATTCTGGAAATGGGCTCTTGCATTCCTTGTTGGACTTCTCACTGGTGTCATAGCCACTTTGATCAATCTTGCTATAGAGAACATTGCAGGGTACAAGCTTCTTGCTGTTGTCAACTTTATCCAAAAGGAAAGGTAAGAGATCAATTTCCCCCATCTTCTATTCTCTCTTGTAATCCCAGAATTTCTTTACTTCTATGAGAGGGAAAAATGTTTGCAAGATATCCAGCTTCAGGTTTTATGTGTGTGAGAATTTTGTTATATGAACTGTGTGCAAACTGTGAATGAATATGAATATCTGATATATGGTGCAGGTACCTGACAGGTTTCCTATATTTCACTGGAGCTAATTTCATTTTGACATTTGTTGCTTCTAttctgtgtgtgtgttttgCACCCACAGCTGCTGGACCTGGAATACCAGAAATCAAAGCTTATCTTAATGGGGTTGATACTCCCAACATGTATGGTGCCACAACATTGTTTGTTAAGGTAaagttttttatgttgaaaattGCACTGCCTCAACCATTTAACTTCTGATTAACTAATCACATCAAAGAAGAATGTGAAAATGTATACACAAGTCTTCCTTGTTTTTAGAGTTGTTTTGGAGGGTTAGGAAATAGGCTCAAGTTGATTTCTGTCATCGTTAATTTTTCATGATTAGCACTCTTTTACTGTAGTGTGATCTCAAAAGTAGTACAAATGTTTTTTAAGGGATCGGAAAAAGGATTACACTGACTCTTGAGATTTTTTTGGATTGGACATAATACTCCcatttttttctacatttaCAACACCTTTAAAGGGATACTCTTGTTGtgatatttttcaaacaatCAAGGAGGTCTGTGTAATTTACAAGAAGTTAAAACAAGTACGGAATTGTCCATAGGTCCCAAAATGAGGAGTATCTAATGAAATCTTAAAAACGAAGAGATGagtacaatttaatttttccttgATGTCACCACTGAATTCttgaattttttcttataatagcAGAGCATTATGGATTTCAGACATTAACACTTGGAATTGTCTATGATGAATGATCATTACTAACCAAAACACTGAGAAAGTGTAACAAATACATTTGCTGGTGTAGATCATTGGAAGCATTGGAGCTGTATCTGCAGGCCTAGATTTAGGAAAAGAAGGGCCATTGGTACACATTGGTAGCTGCATTGCTTCATTACTTGGTCAAGGTGGCCCTGACAATTACAGGATCAAGTGGAGGTGGTTGAGATATTTCAACAATGATCGTGACCGTAGGGATCTCATCACCTGTGGTGCTTCTTCAGGGGTGTGTGCAGCTTTCAGGGCACCAGTGGGTGGAGTTCTCTTTGCTCTTGAGGAGGTGGCAACATGGTGGAGAAGTGCACTCCTCTGGAGAACCTTTTTCAGCACAGCTGTGGTTGTGGTTGTGCTTAGGGCCACCATTGAACTTTGCCACAAAGGAAAATGTGGCCTTTTTGGTGAAGGTGGCCTCATCATGTTTGATGTTAGTGATGTCACTGTGAATTATAATGTAATGGATGTTATCCCTGTTGTTATCATTGGAGTCCTTGGTGGGGTATTGGGAAGCCTTTACAACTACCTTCTGCATAAAGTCCTCCGTCTCTACAATCTCATCAATCAGTAAGCAACTTTACCTAATCTCAATCTGTCATCTTGTTTTAATCAAATAGTACATTATATAATCCACAACAATACAAATTAgctgtaaataaaattaacaatgcTGTAACTGTAACCGAGAGTTTGATGGTTTGAGTTACAGGGAGATTAGTGTTTTAAACCTTAGATCCTGAATCTAAATCTTAAATTCTAAATCCAAAATCCAAATTGGTGTTGGTGTTACTGAATCAACTACTTTTGGTTTTTGCAGGAAAGGAAAAATGTACAAGCTCCTCCTCAGTCTTTCAGTTGCACTCTTCACATCAATATGCCAATACTGTCTCCCATTCCTAGCAAAATGCACCCCTTGTGATCCTTCCCTTTCAGAAATGTGTCCTACAAACGGACGTTCTGGAAACTTCAAACAATTCAACTGCCCAAATGGGCACTACAATGATCTTGCAACTCTGCTTCTGACCACCAATGATGATGCTGTCAGAAACATATTCTCTACCAACACTCCATTTGAGTACCAACCCTTCTCCATCCTAATTTTCTTTGCACTCTACTGCATACTGGGACTAATCACCTTTGGGATTGCTGTGCCATCAGGGCTTTTTCTACCAATCATTCTCATGGGTTCAGGTTATGGAAGACTTCTTGGAATCTTAATGAGACCTCATACAAACATTGATCAAGGGCTGTTTGCAGTGCTTGGTGCAGCCTCACTTATGGCTGGATCAATGAGAATGACTGTGTCCCTTTGTGTTATCTTCCTTGAACTCACCAACAACCTTCTTCTGCTACCAATAACCATGATTGT is a window of Vigna unguiculata cultivar IT97K-499-35 chromosome 4, ASM411807v1, whole genome shotgun sequence DNA encoding:
- the LOC114182367 gene encoding chloride channel protein CLC-b-like — its product is MSKESGVQKESTSMNDTMVEEVEERDPESNPLNEPLLKRNRTLSSNPLALVGAKVSYIESLDYEINENDLFKQDWRSRSRTQVLQYIFWKWALAFLVGLLTGVIATLINLAIENIAGYKLLAVVNFIQKERYLTGFLYFTGANFILTFVASILCVCFAPTAAGPGIPEIKAYLNGVDTPNMYGATTLFVKIIGSIGAVSAGLDLGKEGPLVHIGSCIASLLGQGGPDNYRIKWRWLRYFNNDRDRRDLITCGASSGVCAAFRAPVGGVLFALEEVATWWRSALLWRTFFSTAVVVVVLRATIELCHKGKCGLFGEGGLIMFDVSDVTVNYNVMDVIPVVIIGVLGGVLGSLYNYLLHKVLRLYNLINQKGKMYKLLLSLSVALFTSICQYCLPFLAKCTPCDPSLSEMCPTNGRSGNFKQFNCPNGHYNDLATLLLTTNDDAVRNIFSTNTPFEYQPFSILIFFALYCILGLITFGIAVPSGLFLPIILMGSGYGRLLGILMRPHTNIDQGLFAVLGAASLMAGSMRMTVSLCVIFLELTNNLLLLPITMIVLLIAKTVGDSFNPSIYEIILHLKGLPFMDANPEPWMRNLTVGELVDVKPAVISFRGVEKVANIVDALRNTTHNGFPVMDCGVVPATGVASEATELHGIILRAHLIQVLKKKWFLKEKRRTEEWEVREKFTWVELAEREGNIEDVAVTKEEMEMFVDLHPLTNTTPFTVLESMSVAKAMVLFRQVGLRHMLVVPKYQASGVSPVIGILTRQDLLAHNILTVFPHLSKSKRK